The DNA segment CAGGGCATTTCACATCCAGAATGATGTGAACAGCTGGATCGATGGAACTGGTATCAATCGCGCCACTCGTTTCAAGGAGGACCGTGAAGCCGTCTTGACACAAGTGATGCAATAGAGTGGGCGTCTCCGCTTGTGCCAGGGGTTCGCCTCCCGTCACCTCGACCAACGAACACCCATACGACCGGACCCTCTCGAGAATGTCCTCAACGGATTGTTCTGTTCCTCCAAAGAAAGCATACTCTGTATCGCACCAACTGCAGCGAAGAGGACAGCCGGTGAGTCGAACAAACACGCAGGGTAATCCAGCAAAAGTGGATTCCCCTTGAACGCTATGGAAGATCTCGGTGATGCGCATGAACGACGTGTGGGCTAACTCATGATGGGACGTGGTGATTTGCCGAAGAAGGGGCTCCTCTGGTCATCGGCATAGACTCATGGCCACTTGACAACGGGCCAGTTATGACGACGGGCAATCGCATCCATTCCCCGAATCGGATTGACCACTGTTGGGTGTCCTACAGCACGGAGGAGGTCAACATCTCCCGGACTATCTCCATACGCATAGCATTGAGATAGATCCAATGTGAATTCGTGGGTCAGCCGATCGATCAGTTGACGCTTTCCCACTCCGTACGGGAGTGGAGGCACAAGCAAACCGGTATACAGACCCTGCTGTTGCTCCAACTGACTGGCAAAACACCGATCTGCTCGAAGTGCGTCGGCAACGGGAGCGATCAGAAAGTCGAGCGACCCCGTCACGAAAATGATGGCATGACCTGCGCGGCGGTGCTCATCGAGCTTGCGCATGGCGACGGCCGAAACGCGAGGGCAGAGTTCTTCCCGACAAAATTCTTCACCTAACGGTTCAATCACTTGTGAAGGCTTCCCCGCCAAGTACAGCTTCCGCTGGCGGAGGGGATGGAACGACACAGGAGGAACATGCCGCAAGAGCCATGCAATGCTGTCTCGAGCTTCTGGCCAGCCGACGATCCCGCGACGCCACAGCCAGCGGAAAAATCGCAATTCACTTGCTTCGCCGGGCAAGATCGTATTATCGACATCGAAAAATGCGGCAACGGTAGAGGCAAGGCCTCGTTGTTCAGTCTGTATCATGCAAGCGCAGCGCGGATGTGAATGGTCGGGCAATTTTACCGGACGATTCGTTCATTGACAAGAATTTTGG comes from the Nitrospira sp. genome and includes:
- a CDS encoding radical SAM protein gives rise to the protein MRITEIFHSVQGESTFAGLPCVFVRLTGCPLRCSWCDTEYAFFGGTEQSVEDILERVRSYGCSLVEVTGGEPLAQAETPTLLHHLCQDGFTVLLETSGAIDTSSIDPAVHIILDVKCPGSGMTDRMHWPNVERLRSRDEAKFVIKNRVDYEWAKDVLQQFHLSDRCPVLFSPVFGTLDPRQLAEWLLEDRLVARLQLQLHKHIWAPDARGV
- a CDS encoding HAD family hydrolase, with the translated sequence MIQTEQRGLASTVAAFFDVDNTILPGEASELRFFRWLWRRGIVGWPEARDSIAWLLRHVPPVSFHPLRQRKLYLAGKPSQVIEPLGEEFCREELCPRVSAVAMRKLDEHRRAGHAIIFVTGSLDFLIAPVADALRADRCFASQLEQQQGLYTGLLVPPLPYGVGKRQLIDRLTHEFTLDLSQCYAYGDSPGDVDLLRAVGHPTVVNPIRGMDAIARRHNWPVVKWP